In Coprobacter tertius, the following proteins share a genomic window:
- a CDS encoding MFS transporter codes for MKKQENLRNSVAVRWSALGIVSFTMMAAYFVNDIMAPLKSMLEANLGWTSIDFGFFTGAYSFLNVFLLMLIWGGLMLDKFGIRLTGKLATILMVVGVSLQYYGMTAHFSEGAMIIGHKAGVFIAAAGYSIFGVGAEVAGITVTKIIAKWFRGKELGTAMGIQVALARIGSQAAYSVAIPVAKHFSVSTPVVIGGGLLMVGMLAFFIYSVMDKRLDRQDDYEEEKEESQFSFKDVKEILVNPGFWLIALLCVLFYSCVFPFQKFASELMTNKYGISDDLAGTFVGLPALGALILTPVFGNVLDRKGKGASIMMLGAAMLIFVHFLYSLPWVTHWFVAIFLMLVLGIAFSLVPSAMWPSVAKIFPTRQLGTAYALIFFIQNIGLWGVPNLIGWILDKYCVIGHTGENNLYDYTVPMVVFTGFATLSLIVAYLLKVADKRYGYGLEKPNIVKV; via the coding sequence ATGAAAAAACAAGAAAATCTGAGGAATTCGGTGGCTGTCCGTTGGTCTGCTTTAGGGATTGTTTCCTTTACGATGATGGCTGCCTACTTTGTTAATGACATTATGGCTCCGTTGAAGTCGATGCTCGAAGCGAATTTGGGTTGGACCAGTATCGATTTTGGTTTTTTTACCGGGGCATATAGTTTCCTGAATGTATTTTTATTAATGCTTATATGGGGCGGACTTATGCTCGATAAATTCGGGATACGTCTTACCGGAAAGCTTGCGACTATACTTATGGTTGTGGGTGTTAGTTTGCAATATTACGGAATGACAGCCCATTTTTCCGAAGGTGCAATGATAATAGGGCATAAAGCCGGGGTATTTATAGCTGCCGCCGGATATTCTATCTTCGGGGTAGGGGCGGAAGTAGCCGGTATTACTGTTACTAAAATTATTGCAAAATGGTTTCGGGGAAAAGAGTTAGGTACTGCAATGGGGATACAGGTTGCTTTAGCCCGTATCGGTTCTCAAGCTGCTTATTCGGTTGCTATTCCTGTCGCAAAACATTTTTCGGTATCTACACCTGTTGTAATCGGGGGTGGATTGCTTATGGTGGGTATGCTGGCATTTTTTATTTATTCTGTAATGGATAAAAGACTCGACAGGCAGGATGATTATGAAGAAGAAAAAGAAGAGAGCCAGTTTAGTTTTAAAGATGTAAAAGAGATTCTTGTTAACCCGGGGTTTTGGCTGATTGCCTTATTGTGCGTATTGTTCTATTCATGTGTATTCCCGTTCCAGAAATTTGCGTCCGAACTTATGACTAATAAATATGGTATTAGCGACGATCTTGCCGGTACTTTTGTCGGTTTACCGGCTTTAGGGGCTCTTATCCTGACTCCGGTTTTCGGGAATGTTCTCGATCGGAAAGGTAAAGGTGCCAGTATTATGATGTTGGGAGCAGCCATGCTGATATTCGTACATTTCTTATATTCTCTACCGTGGGTAACCCATTGGTTTGTGGCTATTTTCCTTATGTTGGTTCTGGGAATCGCTTTTTCTTTGGTACCTTCTGCTATGTGGCCGAGTGTCGCTAAAATATTTCCTACACGTCAGTTGGGTACAGCTTATGCGTTGATTTTTTTTATTCAGAATATAGGATTGTGGGGAGTACCTAATCTTATCGGCTGGATACTTGATAAATATTGTGTTATAGGACATACCGGTGAAAATAATTTATATGATTATACGGTACCGATGGTCGTATTTACCGGTTTTGCCACGTTATCGTTAATTGTGGCTTATTTATTGAAAGTTGCCGATAAACGTTATGGCTACGGTCTTGAAAAACCGAATATAGTAAAAGTATAA
- the rlmD gene encoding 23S rRNA (uracil(1939)-C(5))-methyltransferase RlmD — MARKKKELPVVEQVEITDVAAEGKAIARIDELVVFVPFVAPGDIVDLQLYRKKHKYAEGRVLRIHKYSEDRVEPFCSHFSVCGGCKWQHLPYEKQLFYKQKQVTDNLIRIGKIPLPEISPIKASTKTRFYRNKLEFTFSNKSWLTHEEMQSRDTFECRNALGFHIPGMFDKVLDIKKCWLQDEISNDIRLSIRRFSLENDYPFFDLREQTGLMRNIIIRTSSTGEIMLIVVFYENDHEKINALMSHLAGEFPQITSLLYIVNQKANDTITDQTVHVFRGRDHIFESMEGLRFKIGPKSFYQTNSEQAYELYKVARDFAGLTGNELVYDLYTGTGTIANFVSGNARKVIGIEYVPEAIEDAKENSAINGIDNTLFFAGDMKDILTQKFINEYGRPDVIITDPPRAGMHDDVIKTILFASPDRIVYVSCNPATQARDLSLLDEKYKVMKVQPVDMFPHTHHVENVVLLGKKN; from the coding sequence TTGGCACGAAAAAAGAAAGAACTACCGGTTGTCGAACAGGTAGAAATAACTGATGTAGCAGCAGAAGGTAAAGCCATAGCTCGTATCGATGAACTGGTCGTATTTGTCCCATTTGTAGCGCCGGGAGATATAGTTGATTTGCAACTGTACCGTAAAAAACATAAATATGCAGAAGGACGAGTGCTGAGAATTCATAAGTATTCAGAAGATCGTGTCGAGCCGTTTTGCTCTCATTTCAGTGTTTGTGGAGGATGCAAATGGCAGCATCTACCTTATGAAAAGCAATTATTTTATAAGCAGAAACAAGTAACCGATAATCTTATCCGTATCGGTAAAATACCTTTACCTGAAATATCGCCTATCAAAGCATCAACTAAAACACGGTTTTACCGGAATAAACTCGAATTTACATTTTCTAATAAATCATGGCTTACCCATGAAGAAATGCAGTCTCGGGATACATTTGAGTGTCGCAATGCGTTGGGTTTTCATATTCCGGGCATGTTCGATAAAGTACTCGACATAAAAAAATGTTGGTTACAGGATGAAATTTCTAATGATATACGACTTTCGATAAGACGTTTTTCTCTCGAAAATGATTATCCTTTTTTTGATTTAAGAGAACAAACAGGTTTAATGCGTAACATTATCATACGTACTTCATCTACAGGTGAGATCATGCTTATTGTTGTTTTTTATGAAAATGACCATGAGAAAATAAATGCATTGATGTCGCATTTAGCTGGAGAATTTCCTCAGATTACTTCTTTATTATATATCGTAAATCAAAAGGCTAACGATACGATTACCGATCAGACCGTACATGTATTCCGAGGCAGAGACCATATATTCGAATCGATGGAAGGGTTAAGGTTTAAGATCGGTCCTAAGTCATTTTATCAAACCAATTCGGAACAGGCGTATGAGTTATATAAAGTTGCCCGTGATTTTGCCGGTTTAACGGGAAATGAACTGGTATATGATCTTTATACGGGTACTGGTACGATTGCAAATTTTGTTTCAGGTAATGCCCGAAAAGTAATAGGAATCGAGTATGTTCCTGAAGCAATCGAGGATGCTAAGGAAAATTCGGCAATTAACGGGATCGATAATACTTTATTTTTTGCTGGAGATATGAAAGATATTCTTACTCAGAAATTTATTAATGAATATGGTCGTCCTGATGTAATTATAACCGATCCTCCTCGCGCCGGTATGCATGACGATGTGATAAAGACCATACTTTTTGCTTCACCCGATCGCATCGTATATGTAAGTTGTAATCCGGCTACACAGGCTCGTGATTTGTCGTTACTCGATGAAAAATATAAGGTTATGAAGGTGCAACCTGTAGATATGTTTCCTCATACTCACCATGTAGAGAATGTGGTTTTGTTAGGGAAAAAAAATTAG
- the ppdK gene encoding pyruvate, phosphate dikinase produces the protein MKRVYTFGNGKAEGRSDMKNLLGGKGANLAEMNLIGVPVPPGFTITTEVCTEYNKLGKDAVVALLKDEVESAIEHVEKLMGTKFGDAQNPLLVSVRSGARVSMPGMMDTVLNLGMTDEAVEGIAKKSGNPRFAWDSYRRFVQMYGDVVLGMKPKTKEDIDPFEEVMEEVKEQKGVKLDTELSVDDLKLLVKRFKAAVKERTGKDFPDDPWEQLWGAICAVFDSWMNERAIYYRRMNQIPEEWGTAVNVQAMVFGNMGETSATGVAFTRDAATGEDIFNGEYLINAQGEDVVAGIRTPQQITLEGSRRWATLQGIEESVRASKYPSLEEAMPKCAKDLIETQQKLEDYFKDMQDLEFTIQDGKLWLLQTRNGKRTGAAMVKIAMDMLKDGIIDEKTVLKRMEPQKLDELLHPVFDKAVLKNAKVMAKGLPASPGAATGQIIFFADDAEVWAEKRKKVILVRIETSPEDLRGMNVAQGILTARGGMTSHAAVVARGMGKCCVSGAGEIKVDYKARTLEMSGKVYKEGDWISLNGSTGEVYDGQVNTVDAEMSGDFASIMDLSEKYSKMYVRTNADTPRDAMVARKFGAKGIGLCRTEHMFFEGDRIKAMREMILSKDEEGRREALKKLLPMQRQDFEELFMVMDGLGVTIRLLDPPLHEFVPHQLATQKELAEEMGMTIEEVKLACDALEEFNPMLGHRGCRLGCTYPEITEMQARAIIEAALNAKARGAKVTPEIMVPLVGVVEELKMQAEIIHNVAKQVFAERNDSIEYKVGTMIEVPRAAVTADQIATVADFFSFGTNDLTQMTFGYSRDDAGKFLKIYQEKGILKNDPFAILDQQGVGQLVRMGTEKGRSTKPELKVGICGEHGGEPSSVKFCASLGMDYVSCSPYRVPIARVAAAQAAIE, from the coding sequence ATGAAAAGAGTTTATACTTTTGGGAACGGAAAAGCAGAAGGCCGTTCCGACATGAAAAATCTGTTAGGAGGTAAAGGTGCTAACTTGGCGGAAATGAATCTCATCGGAGTTCCCGTACCTCCCGGTTTTACAATTACCACTGAAGTTTGTACAGAATATAACAAATTGGGTAAAGATGCAGTTGTCGCTTTATTAAAAGATGAAGTAGAGAGCGCAATCGAACATGTTGAAAAATTGATGGGAACCAAATTCGGAGACGCTCAAAATCCGTTATTGGTTTCTGTACGCTCGGGTGCTCGGGTTTCGATGCCGGGCATGATGGATACTGTATTAAATTTAGGAATGACTGATGAAGCAGTAGAAGGTATCGCCAAAAAATCAGGGAATCCCCGTTTTGCATGGGATTCTTACCGCCGTTTTGTTCAGATGTATGGCGATGTAGTTTTGGGAATGAAACCCAAAACTAAAGAAGACATCGATCCCTTCGAAGAGGTCATGGAAGAAGTAAAAGAGCAAAAAGGAGTTAAACTCGATACCGAACTCTCAGTAGACGATCTGAAACTTTTAGTAAAACGTTTTAAAGCTGCAGTCAAAGAACGTACCGGGAAAGATTTTCCCGACGATCCTTGGGAACAACTTTGGGGAGCAATATGCGCCGTATTCGATAGCTGGATGAACGAACGCGCTATTTACTATCGCCGCATGAACCAGATTCCTGAAGAATGGGGTACGGCTGTAAATGTACAAGCCATGGTATTCGGGAATATGGGAGAAACATCGGCAACCGGTGTTGCTTTCACTCGCGATGCTGCAACCGGAGAAGATATTTTCAACGGAGAATACCTAATCAACGCACAGGGAGAAGATGTTGTAGCCGGTATCCGTACTCCTCAACAAATTACCCTCGAAGGTTCTCGCCGTTGGGCAACATTACAGGGCATAGAAGAAAGCGTTCGTGCTTCTAAATATCCTTCTCTCGAAGAAGCAATGCCCAAATGCGCTAAAGACCTCATCGAAACTCAACAGAAGCTCGAAGATTATTTTAAAGATATGCAGGACCTTGAATTTACTATTCAAGACGGCAAATTATGGTTACTGCAAACACGTAACGGAAAACGTACCGGTGCTGCCATGGTAAAAATCGCCATGGATATGCTAAAAGACGGAATTATCGATGAAAAAACCGTTTTGAAACGGATGGAACCGCAAAAACTCGACGAGTTGCTGCATCCCGTATTCGATAAAGCTGTATTGAAAAATGCGAAAGTTATGGCAAAGGGGCTACCTGCCTCTCCCGGTGCTGCTACAGGACAAATCATATTTTTTGCAGACGATGCCGAAGTTTGGGCTGAAAAACGGAAAAAAGTCATTTTGGTACGTATAGAAACTTCTCCCGAAGATTTAAGAGGAATGAATGTGGCGCAAGGAATCCTTACCGCACGTGGTGGTATGACTTCGCATGCTGCAGTCGTTGCCCGCGGTATGGGAAAATGCTGTGTATCGGGTGCCGGTGAAATAAAAGTCGATTACAAAGCCCGCACTTTGGAAATGAGCGGTAAAGTTTATAAAGAAGGAGACTGGATTTCTCTAAACGGATCGACCGGTGAAGTATATGACGGCCAGGTAAATACCGTAGATGCTGAAATGAGCGGAGACTTCGCCAGTATTATGGATCTTTCTGAGAAATATTCAAAAATGTATGTTCGTACCAATGCCGACACTCCCCGTGATGCGATGGTTGCCCGGAAATTTGGTGCAAAAGGTATTGGCCTCTGCCGTACGGAACATATGTTCTTCGAAGGTGATCGAATTAAAGCCATGCGCGAAATGATTCTTTCAAAAGACGAAGAAGGTCGTCGTGAAGCATTGAAAAAATTACTCCCGATGCAACGTCAAGACTTTGAAGAATTATTTATGGTAATGGATGGACTCGGTGTCACAATCCGCCTTCTCGACCCTCCCTTACACGAATTCGTCCCTCATCAGTTAGCTACACAAAAAGAACTGGCTGAAGAAATGGGAATGACCATAGAAGAAGTAAAACTTGCCTGCGATGCATTGGAGGAGTTTAATCCAATGTTAGGACATCGAGGTTGCCGCTTGGGATGTACCTATCCCGAAATCACTGAAATGCAGGCCAGAGCTATTATAGAAGCTGCTCTCAACGCCAAAGCACGAGGGGCTAAAGTTACACCTGAAATTATGGTTCCTCTGGTAGGGGTGGTAGAAGAACTGAAGATGCAGGCAGAGATCATTCACAATGTTGCAAAACAGGTATTTGCAGAACGAAACGACTCTATCGAATACAAAGTAGGTACGATGATCGAAGTTCCGAGAGCTGCTGTTACTGCCGACCAAATCGCCACAGTCGCCGATTTCTTCTCATTCGGAACAAATGACCTTACACAAATGACTTTCGGCTACTCACGCGACGATGCAGGTAAATTCCTAAAGATATATCAAGAAAAGGGTATCCTTAAAAATGATCCATTTGCTATCCTCGATCAACAGGGTGTAGGGCAACTTGTTCGTATGGGAACCGAAAAAGGCCGTTCGACCAAACCCGAACTAAAAGTCGGCATCTGTGGGGAACACGGCGGAGAACCCTCATCGGTTAAGTTCTGCGCATCTTTGGGTATGGACTATGTAAGTTGCAGTCCCTATCGCGTTCCCATCGCACGCGTAGCAGCAGCACAAGCCGCCATCGAATAA
- a CDS encoding C69 family dipeptidase, which produces MKKLSFLLTASLIFSFAQVEACTSLLAGRNATTDGSTFITYSADSHTLYGALPYFPAATYPKGTLLDITDWDTGKPLGSIAQVERTYAVIGHMNEYQVSVTESTWGGRPELQDTTGVVDYGSLMYIALQRSRTAREAIKVMTDLVKKYGYNSTGESFSIADPNEVWIMEMIGKGPHNKGAVWVAVRIPDDCISAHANHSRIHTFPLDDKENCMYSPDVISFAREKGYFNGLNKDFSFSNAYAPADFGALRACEARVWSFFRKYNKNMDSYLSYIKGESKTPIPLYIKPDRKLSVQDMKNGMRDHFEGTPFDMTQDIGAGPFKSPYRFRPMTFKVDGQEYVMERAIATQQTGFTLVAQMRSWLPDAIGGVLWFGVDDANTCIYVPIYCCTTEVPECFSPDNGSLLKLSWTSAFWVHNWVANMAYDRYNLMIEDIRPVQEQIETDFNTMQPIIDKAATEMYKNDKTAAIRFLTAYSVAQAQQTTARWKDLGEYLLVKYLDGNRKKEKDGKFMLNPYGKPESPDFPGYSEEYYRAVAKDAGDRLKVTF; this is translated from the coding sequence ATGAAAAAATTATCATTTTTGTTGACGGCATCGCTGATTTTCAGTTTTGCACAAGTAGAAGCCTGTACCAGTTTGCTGGCGGGCCGTAATGCGACGACCGACGGTTCTACCTTTATAACTTATTCGGCCGATTCTCATACTTTATACGGAGCTTTACCATATTTCCCTGCGGCGACTTATCCGAAAGGGACCTTACTGGATATCACCGATTGGGATACCGGTAAGCCGTTGGGCAGTATTGCTCAGGTAGAACGTACTTATGCTGTGATAGGACATATGAACGAATATCAAGTATCGGTAACAGAGTCGACTTGGGGCGGCCGTCCGGAATTACAGGATACTACAGGTGTTGTCGATTATGGAAGCCTTATGTATATTGCTTTACAGCGTTCCCGTACAGCCAGAGAAGCGATAAAGGTAATGACCGATTTGGTGAAGAAATACGGCTATAACAGTACGGGAGAATCTTTTTCGATTGCCGACCCCAACGAAGTGTGGATAATGGAAATGATAGGGAAAGGACCTCATAATAAGGGGGCGGTATGGGTAGCCGTACGTATTCCTGACGATTGTATTTCGGCCCACGCTAATCATTCACGTATACATACCTTCCCGTTGGATGATAAGGAGAACTGCATGTATTCACCCGACGTTATTTCTTTTGCTCGAGAAAAGGGTTATTTCAACGGTTTAAATAAAGATTTTAGTTTTTCGAATGCATATGCCCCCGCCGATTTCGGTGCATTGCGTGCCTGTGAAGCTCGTGTTTGGTCTTTTTTCCGTAAGTATAATAAGAACATGGACAGTTATTTGTCTTATATAAAAGGTGAATCGAAGACGCCGATACCTTTGTATATAAAGCCCGATAGAAAGTTATCGGTACAGGATATGAAAAACGGTATGCGCGATCATTTCGAAGGGACTCCGTTTGATATGACACAGGATATTGGAGCCGGTCCTTTTAAAAGTCCGTATCGTTTTCGTCCGATGACGTTTAAAGTCGATGGTCAGGAATATGTTATGGAACGGGCTATCGCTACCCAACAAACCGGTTTTACTCTTGTCGCTCAAATGAGATCGTGGTTGCCTGATGCGATCGGAGGAGTACTTTGGTTTGGAGTGGATGATGCAAATACTTGTATATATGTGCCTATCTATTGTTGTACGACTGAGGTTCCCGAATGTTTTAGCCCCGATAACGGCAGCCTTTTGAAATTATCCTGGACTTCTGCATTTTGGGTACACAACTGGGTCGCTAATATGGCTTATGACCGATATAATTTGATGATAGAAGATATAAGGCCTGTACAGGAACAGATCGAAACGGACTTTAATACCATGCAACCTATAATCGATAAAGCGGCGACAGAAATGTATAAAAATGATAAAACGGCTGCTATACGTTTTCTTACGGCATATAGTGTCGCACAGGCTCAACAAACGACAGCCCGCTGGAAAGATTTAGGTGAATATCTGCTTGTAAAGTATCTCGACGGTAATCGAAAAAAAGAGAAAGATGGAAAATTTATGTTGAATCCTTATGGAAAACCCGAATCTCCTGATTTCCCCGGTTATTCCGAAGAATATTATAGGGCAGTGGCAAAAGATGCCGGCGATCGTCTGAAAGTTACGTTCTAA
- a CDS encoding phospho-sugar mutase: MENETLLKEVTAKAQTWLGDGYDEKTRAEVRRMLENEDKTELIESFYKDLEFGTGGLRGIMGAGSNRMNIYTVGAATQGLSNYLKKEFADLPQIKVVVGHDCRNNSRLFAEISADIFSANGIKVYLFESLRPTPEMSFAIRELGCQSGIIITASHNPKEYNGYKAYWNDGAQMISPHDKNTIAEVNKIRSAKDIKFKGNPELIEIIGEEMDKLFIERIKTLSLSPEAIERNKDLKIVYTPIHGTGVKLVPMSLHAFGFTNVIHVPEQDVVSGDFPTVVSPNPEEPAALDLAIKKGIEVDADIVMASDPDADRIGIAIKNDKGEFILVNGNQICMIFLNYLITRYKELGLLTGNEFIVKTIVTTELIKDIAEANNVPYYDCYTGFKWIAAVIRENEGKKKYIGGGEESYGFLVEDFVRDKDSVSAISIMAEIAAWAKDNGKTMYEMLQDIYLKYGYSKQQGISVVRKGKSGAEEIEAMMKNYREHPMSEIAGSKVVLIKDYVSLVANDLVENEKYTLDMPTTSNVLQYFTEDGTKVSIRPSGTEPKIKFYIEVRGELKSRDDYDRANAEADKKIEAVKASLGI, encoded by the coding sequence ATGGAAAACGAAACCCTTTTGAAAGAAGTGACTGCGAAGGCACAAACCTGGTTAGGCGATGGTTATGATGAAAAGACCAGAGCCGAAGTACGCAGAATGCTCGAGAATGAAGATAAAACTGAATTAATAGAATCGTTTTACAAAGATTTGGAATTCGGTACCGGAGGTTTGCGTGGTATTATGGGAGCCGGAAGTAATCGTATGAATATATATACGGTTGGTGCTGCGACTCAAGGGTTATCTAATTATTTGAAAAAAGAGTTTGCCGATTTGCCTCAGATAAAGGTCGTTGTGGGTCATGATTGCCGTAACAACAGTCGTTTGTTTGCAGAAATTTCGGCCGATATATTTTCTGCAAATGGAATTAAAGTTTATTTGTTCGAATCTTTACGCCCTACTCCTGAAATGTCGTTTGCTATTCGTGAATTAGGTTGTCAGAGTGGTATCATCATTACAGCATCTCATAATCCGAAAGAATATAACGGTTATAAAGCATATTGGAATGATGGGGCTCAAATGATTTCCCCGCACGATAAAAATACAATTGCCGAAGTGAATAAAATACGTTCGGCTAAAGACATTAAGTTTAAAGGGAATCCCGAGTTGATAGAAATAATCGGGGAAGAAATGGATAAATTGTTTATCGAACGCATTAAAACTCTTTCGTTAAGTCCGGAAGCTATCGAACGGAATAAAGATTTGAAGATTGTTTATACTCCCATACATGGGACTGGTGTAAAATTGGTTCCCATGTCATTGCATGCTTTCGGATTTACTAATGTTATACATGTCCCAGAGCAAGATGTGGTAAGTGGTGATTTCCCTACTGTTGTATCACCGAATCCCGAAGAACCTGCAGCTCTCGATTTAGCGATTAAGAAAGGAATAGAGGTGGATGCGGATATCGTTATGGCATCAGATCCCGACGCCGACCGTATCGGTATCGCTATTAAAAACGATAAGGGAGAGTTTATTCTTGTAAACGGAAATCAGATATGTATGATATTCCTTAATTATCTGATTACCCGTTATAAAGAATTAGGATTGCTTACAGGTAATGAGTTTATCGTTAAAACGATTGTAACGACTGAACTTATAAAGGACATTGCCGAAGCGAATAATGTACCTTATTACGATTGTTATACCGGATTTAAATGGATTGCTGCCGTAATTCGTGAAAATGAAGGAAAGAAAAAATATATCGGTGGGGGAGAAGAAAGTTACGGTTTCTTGGTAGAGGATTTCGTACGTGATAAGGATTCGGTTTCAGCGATTTCTATCATGGCCGAGATTGCAGCATGGGCAAAAGATAACGGCAAAACGATGTACGAAATGTTGCAGGATATATACCTGAAATACGGATATTCTAAGCAACAGGGTATTTCGGTTGTACGTAAAGGAAAATCGGGAGCTGAAGAGATCGAAGCCATGATGAAAAATTATCGGGAACATCCGATGAGTGAAATTGCAGGATCTAAAGTAGTACTTATTAAAGATTATGTTTCTCTTGTTGCCAACGATTTGGTGGAAAATGAAAAATATACTCTCGATATGCCTACTACATCTAATGTTCTTCAGTATTTTACCGAAGATGGTACGAAAGTATCGATCAGGCCTTCGGGTACCGAACCGAAGATTAAATTCTATATTGAGGTAAGAGGTGAGCTCAAGTCGAGAGATGATTATGATAGAGCAAATGCCGAAGCCGATAAGAAGATCGAGGCGGTAAAGGCTTCCTTGGGAATCTGA
- a CDS encoding outer membrane beta-barrel protein, whose amino-acid sequence MKKHIFILMFLALSSYIMAQLPQTERGRWKFDPQITAFNVGGSDNGHGKNNKFKMGLAFNGGSFVYDNLLLNIGIGFQVDKQDSYKNNNLQFSAGMKYYILSRLFLGGEFGYERKWYRDYDASYTRKNNYVFFAADLGYAIFITRNFSIEPALYWKHSFADRLNEYGFKIGFGLYF is encoded by the coding sequence ATGAAAAAACACATATTTATTCTGATGTTTCTTGCCCTATCGTCGTACATAATGGCCCAATTGCCCCAAACTGAACGTGGACGATGGAAATTCGACCCTCAAATAACAGCATTCAATGTCGGGGGATCCGATAACGGCCACGGGAAAAACAACAAATTTAAAATGGGGCTGGCCTTTAACGGCGGTTCTTTTGTATATGATAACCTGCTTCTGAATATAGGTATAGGATTTCAGGTCGATAAGCAAGATTCTTATAAAAATAATAACTTACAATTTAGCGCCGGAATGAAATACTACATTCTTTCGCGACTTTTTTTAGGAGGAGAATTCGGCTATGAAAGAAAATGGTATCGCGATTATGACGCATCTTATACCCGAAAAAACAATTACGTATTTTTTGCTGCTGATTTGGGATATGCGATTTTTATTACGCGTAATTTCTCAATAGAACCAGCACTCTACTGGAAACATAGTTTTGCCGACAGACTTAACGAATACGGATTTAAAATTGGATTCGGTTTATATTTCTAA